The following proteins come from a genomic window of Ursus arctos isolate Adak ecotype North America unplaced genomic scaffold, UrsArc2.0 scaffold_12, whole genome shotgun sequence:
- the PLPPR4 gene encoding phospholipid phosphatase-related protein type 4 isoform X1 has protein sequence MSAKERPKGKVIKDSVTLLPCFYFVELPILASSVVSLYFLELTDVFKPVHSGFSCYDRSLSMPYIEPTQEAIPFLMLLSLAFAGPAITIMVGEGILYCCLSKRRNGVGLEPNINAGGCNFNSFLRRAVRFVGVHVFGLCSTALITDIIQLSTGYQAPYFLTVCKPNYTSLNVSCKENSYIVEDICSGSDLTVINSGRKSFPSQHATLAAFAAVYVSMYFNSTLTDSSKLLKPLLVFTFIICGIICGLTRITQYKNHPVDVYCGFLIGGGIALYLGLYAVGNFLPSEDSMFPHRDTLRSLTDLNQDPSRILSAKNGSSSDGIAHTEGILNRNHRDASSLTNLKRANADVEIITPRSPMGKENMVTFSNTLPRANTPSVEDPVRRNATIHASMDSARSKQLLTQWKNKNESRKLSLQVIETEPGQSPPRSIEMRSSSEPSRVGVNGDHHAPSNQYLKVQPGTVPGCNNSMPGGPRVSIQSRPGSSQLVHIPEETQENISTSPKSSSARAKWLKAAEKTVACNRSNSQPRIMQVIAMSKQQGVLQSSPKNTEGSTVTCTGSIRYKTLTDHEPSGIVRVEAHPENNRPIIQIPSTEGEGSGSWKWKAPEKGSLRQTYELNDLNRDSESCESLKDSFGSGDRKRSNIDNNEHHHHGITTIRVTPVEGSEIGSETLSISSSRDSTLRRKGNIILIPERSNSPENTRNIFYKGTSPTRAYKD, from the exons TTGCCTATATTGGCATCATCGGTGGTCAGCCTGTATTTCCTTGAACTCACGGATGTCTTCAAACCTGTGCACTCTGGATTTAGCTGCTATGACCGGAGTCTTAGCATGCCGTATATTGAGCCAACCCAGGAGGCAATTCCATTCCTCATGCTGCTGAGCTTGGCTTTTGCTGGACCTGCAATTACG ATTATGGTAGGGGAAGGAATTCTCTACTGTTGCCTGTCCAAAAGAAGAAATGGGGTTGGACTGGAGCCCAACATTAATGCCGGAGGCTGCAATTTCAACTCCTTCCTTAGAAGAGCCGTCAGATTTGTTG GTGTTCATGTGTTTGGACTGTGCTCTACAGCTCTCATTACAGATATCATACAGCTCTCCACAGGGTATCAGGCACCATACTTTCTGACCGTGTGCAAGCCAAACTACACCTCTCTGAATGTGTCTTGCAAAGAAAATTCCTACATTGTAGAAGATATTTGCTCTGGATCTGACCTTACAGTTATCAACAGCGGCAG AAAATCATTCCCTTCTCAACATGCGACCCTCGCTGCCTTCGCAGCTGTGTACGTTTCG atGTACTTTAATTCCACATTAACGGATTCCTCCAAGCTTCTCAAACCACTCTTGGTCTTCACCTTTATCATCTGTGGGATCATCTGCGGGCTCACGCGGATAACCCAGTATAAGAACCACCCCGTTGACGTCTATTGTGGCTTTTTAATAGGAGGAGGAATTGCTCTTTACTTG GGCCTGTATGCTGTGGGGAATTTTCTTCCTAGTGAAGATAGTATGTTTCCGCACAGAGACACCCTCAGATCTCTGACAGACCTCAACCAAGACCCCAGCCGAATTTTATCCGCTAAAAATGGTAGCAGCAGCGATGGAATTGCTCACACAGAAGGCATCCTCAACCGGAACCACAGAGATGCTAGCTCGTTGACAAACCTCAAAAGGGCAAACGCCGACGTAGAAATCATCACTCCACGGAGCCCCATGGGGAAGGAGAACATGGTTACCTTTAGCAATACCCTGCCTAGAGCCAACACACCATCCGTAGAAGACCCTGTCAGAAGAAATGCCACCATTCATGCCTCTATGGATTCTGCTCGATCAAAGCAGCTTCTCACCCAGTGGAAGAATAAGAATGAAAGTCGGAAGTTGTCCCTGCAAGTTATAGAGACTGAGCCTGGACAGTCACCACCCAGATCCATAGAAATGAGGTCAAGCTCAGAGCCCTCCAGGGTGGGGGTGAATGGAGACCACCATGCTCCTAGCAATCAGTACCTCAAGGTCCAGCCTGGCACTGTCCCTGGGTGTAACAATAGCATGCCTGGGGGACCCAGAGTGTCCATTCAGTCCCGCCCCGGGTCCTCACAGTTAGTGCACATTCCCGAGGAGACCCAGGAAAACATAAGCACCTCTCCCAAAAGCAGCTCTGCTCGAGCCAAGTGGCTGAAAGCTGCCGAAAAGACTGTGGCCTGTAATAGAAGCAACAGCCAGCCCCGAATCATGCAAGTAATCGCTATGTCCAAGCAGCAGGGCGTGCTCCAAAGCAGCCCCAAGAACACCGAAGGCAGCACGGTCACCTGCACTGGCTCCATCCGCTACAAAACCTTGACAGACCACGAACCCAGTGGGATCGTAAGGGTTGAGGCTCACCCAGAGAACAACAGGCCCATCATACAGATCCCGTCCACCGAAGGCGAAGGTAGCGGCTCCTGGAAATGGAAAGCCCCTGAAAAGGGCAGCCTTCGCCAAACTTACGAGCTCAACGATCTCAACAGGGACTCAGAAAGCTGTGAGTCCCTGAAAGACAGTTTTGGTTCTGGAGACCGCAAGAGAAGCAATATAGATAACAATGAGCACCACCACCATGGAATCACCACCATCCGGGTCACCCCAGTAGAGGGCAGCGAAATTGGTTCAGAGACGctgtccatttcttcctcccGCGACTCTACCCTGCGGAGAAAGGGCAACATCATCTTAATCCCTGAAAGAAGTAACAGCCCTGAAAACACTAGAAATATCTTCTACAAGGGAACCTCCCCAACACGGGCTTACAAAGATTGA
- the PLPPR4 gene encoding phospholipid phosphatase-related protein type 4 isoform X2: MSAKERPKGKVIKDSVTLLPCFYFVELPILASSVVSLYFLELTDVFKPVHSGFSCYDRSLSMPYIEPTQEAIPFLMLLSLAFAGPAITIMVGEGILYCCLSKRRNGVGLEPNINAGGCNFNSFLRRAVRFVGVHVFGLCSTALITDIIQLSTGYQAPYFLTVCKPNYTSLNVSCKENSYIVEDICSGSDLTVINSGRKSFPSQHATLAAFAAVYVSGLYAVGNFLPSEDSMFPHRDTLRSLTDLNQDPSRILSAKNGSSSDGIAHTEGILNRNHRDASSLTNLKRANADVEIITPRSPMGKENMVTFSNTLPRANTPSVEDPVRRNATIHASMDSARSKQLLTQWKNKNESRKLSLQVIETEPGQSPPRSIEMRSSSEPSRVGVNGDHHAPSNQYLKVQPGTVPGCNNSMPGGPRVSIQSRPGSSQLVHIPEETQENISTSPKSSSARAKWLKAAEKTVACNRSNSQPRIMQVIAMSKQQGVLQSSPKNTEGSTVTCTGSIRYKTLTDHEPSGIVRVEAHPENNRPIIQIPSTEGEGSGSWKWKAPEKGSLRQTYELNDLNRDSESCESLKDSFGSGDRKRSNIDNNEHHHHGITTIRVTPVEGSEIGSETLSISSSRDSTLRRKGNIILIPERSNSPENTRNIFYKGTSPTRAYKD, encoded by the exons TTGCCTATATTGGCATCATCGGTGGTCAGCCTGTATTTCCTTGAACTCACGGATGTCTTCAAACCTGTGCACTCTGGATTTAGCTGCTATGACCGGAGTCTTAGCATGCCGTATATTGAGCCAACCCAGGAGGCAATTCCATTCCTCATGCTGCTGAGCTTGGCTTTTGCTGGACCTGCAATTACG ATTATGGTAGGGGAAGGAATTCTCTACTGTTGCCTGTCCAAAAGAAGAAATGGGGTTGGACTGGAGCCCAACATTAATGCCGGAGGCTGCAATTTCAACTCCTTCCTTAGAAGAGCCGTCAGATTTGTTG GTGTTCATGTGTTTGGACTGTGCTCTACAGCTCTCATTACAGATATCATACAGCTCTCCACAGGGTATCAGGCACCATACTTTCTGACCGTGTGCAAGCCAAACTACACCTCTCTGAATGTGTCTTGCAAAGAAAATTCCTACATTGTAGAAGATATTTGCTCTGGATCTGACCTTACAGTTATCAACAGCGGCAG AAAATCATTCCCTTCTCAACATGCGACCCTCGCTGCCTTCGCAGCTGTGTACGTTTCG GGCCTGTATGCTGTGGGGAATTTTCTTCCTAGTGAAGATAGTATGTTTCCGCACAGAGACACCCTCAGATCTCTGACAGACCTCAACCAAGACCCCAGCCGAATTTTATCCGCTAAAAATGGTAGCAGCAGCGATGGAATTGCTCACACAGAAGGCATCCTCAACCGGAACCACAGAGATGCTAGCTCGTTGACAAACCTCAAAAGGGCAAACGCCGACGTAGAAATCATCACTCCACGGAGCCCCATGGGGAAGGAGAACATGGTTACCTTTAGCAATACCCTGCCTAGAGCCAACACACCATCCGTAGAAGACCCTGTCAGAAGAAATGCCACCATTCATGCCTCTATGGATTCTGCTCGATCAAAGCAGCTTCTCACCCAGTGGAAGAATAAGAATGAAAGTCGGAAGTTGTCCCTGCAAGTTATAGAGACTGAGCCTGGACAGTCACCACCCAGATCCATAGAAATGAGGTCAAGCTCAGAGCCCTCCAGGGTGGGGGTGAATGGAGACCACCATGCTCCTAGCAATCAGTACCTCAAGGTCCAGCCTGGCACTGTCCCTGGGTGTAACAATAGCATGCCTGGGGGACCCAGAGTGTCCATTCAGTCCCGCCCCGGGTCCTCACAGTTAGTGCACATTCCCGAGGAGACCCAGGAAAACATAAGCACCTCTCCCAAAAGCAGCTCTGCTCGAGCCAAGTGGCTGAAAGCTGCCGAAAAGACTGTGGCCTGTAATAGAAGCAACAGCCAGCCCCGAATCATGCAAGTAATCGCTATGTCCAAGCAGCAGGGCGTGCTCCAAAGCAGCCCCAAGAACACCGAAGGCAGCACGGTCACCTGCACTGGCTCCATCCGCTACAAAACCTTGACAGACCACGAACCCAGTGGGATCGTAAGGGTTGAGGCTCACCCAGAGAACAACAGGCCCATCATACAGATCCCGTCCACCGAAGGCGAAGGTAGCGGCTCCTGGAAATGGAAAGCCCCTGAAAAGGGCAGCCTTCGCCAAACTTACGAGCTCAACGATCTCAACAGGGACTCAGAAAGCTGTGAGTCCCTGAAAGACAGTTTTGGTTCTGGAGACCGCAAGAGAAGCAATATAGATAACAATGAGCACCACCACCATGGAATCACCACCATCCGGGTCACCCCAGTAGAGGGCAGCGAAATTGGTTCAGAGACGctgtccatttcttcctcccGCGACTCTACCCTGCGGAGAAAGGGCAACATCATCTTAATCCCTGAAAGAAGTAACAGCCCTGAAAACACTAGAAATATCTTCTACAAGGGAACCTCCCCAACACGGGCTTACAAAGATTGA